Proteins encoded together in one Peribacillus asahii window:
- the racE gene encoding glutamate racemase, with protein MKSIGIIDSGVGGLTVVKEIMRQLPNEQIIYLGDTARCPYGPRSKEDVKKFTWQMTRFLLKHDIKMLIIACNTATAAVLEDIRAELAIPVLGVIHPGARAAIKVSDTLHIGVIGTIGTVKSHAYDEALASINDHVKVTSLACPKFVPIVESGEFEGEIVDRVVAETLKPLKKTKIDTLILGCTHYPLLGPVISRYMGGRVQVISSGDETAREASVILDYYRLMNRSKVRPIHRFFTTGSKDIFSEIASKWLNRDIETVETIKIDSL; from the coding sequence TTGAAATCAATTGGAATTATAGATTCAGGAGTCGGTGGGTTGACGGTTGTAAAAGAAATTATGCGACAGCTTCCTAACGAACAGATTATCTATTTAGGAGATACGGCTAGATGTCCCTATGGACCAAGATCAAAAGAAGATGTAAAAAAATTCACGTGGCAAATGACCCGTTTTCTATTAAAACACGATATTAAAATGCTAATTATTGCTTGTAATACAGCGACAGCTGCTGTTTTAGAGGATATTCGAGCAGAGCTGGCAATTCCTGTGCTAGGGGTTATTCATCCTGGAGCAAGGGCAGCAATCAAAGTATCCGATACGTTACATATTGGTGTAATCGGCACGATTGGAACGGTAAAAAGTCATGCGTATGATGAAGCGCTTGCTTCTATTAATGATCATGTGAAAGTGACAAGTTTAGCCTGTCCAAAATTTGTTCCAATCGTTGAAAGCGGTGAGTTTGAGGGAGAGATTGTGGACAGGGTTGTCGCAGAAACATTAAAGCCTTTAAAGAAAACAAAGATTGATACGTTAATTCTTGGTTGTACGCATTACCCATTGCTTGGTCCAGTTATTTCCCGCTATATGGGAGGTCGTGTACAGGTGATTTCCTCAGGGGATGAAACGGCCCGTGAAGCAAGTGTAATCTTGGACTATTATCGATTAATGAATCGAAGTAAAGTGCGTCCTATCCATCGTTTTTTCACGACAGGATCTAAAGATATCTTTAGTGAAATTGCTTCAAAATGGCTTAATCGTGATATTGAAACGGTTGAAACCATTAAAATTGATTCTTTATAG
- a CDS encoding helix-turn-helix domain-containing protein codes for MKENEFTHKPLLTKREKEVFELLVQDKTTKEIAGELFISEKTVRNHISNAMQKLGVKGRSQAVIELLRMGELKL; via the coding sequence TTGAAGGAGAACGAATTCACTCATAAGCCACTACTCACCAAAAGAGAAAAGGAAGTATTTGAGTTACTAGTACAGGACAAAACAACAAAAGAAATCGCAGGTGAATTGTTTATAAGCGAGAAAACAGTTCGAAATCATATTTCTAATGCGATGCAAAAGCTTGGAGTTAAGGGGCGTTCACAAGCGGTTATAGAACTCCTTCGTATGGGAGAGCTTAAGCTTTAA
- a CDS encoding acyl-CoA thioesterase: MSRISYIENFEQWQTSFSFKQEVKVRFSETDMFGHLNNTITFTYFEEARMEYFKHLGLMQKWLEANDDAIIVVADLQCDYLQQVFFDEHLYVHVKAAKIGTSSVDLHYMITREDGSVCYTGRGAIVQISKATGRSLPWSEEVKAILGQFQEVE; encoded by the coding sequence TTGAGTAGAATCTCATATATTGAAAATTTTGAACAGTGGCAAACTAGTTTTTCCTTTAAGCAAGAGGTAAAGGTTCGTTTTTCGGAAACAGATATGTTCGGTCATCTAAATAATACGATTACATTCACATATTTTGAGGAAGCAAGAATGGAATACTTTAAGCATTTAGGCTTAATGCAAAAATGGTTAGAGGCAAACGATGATGCCATCATTGTTGTGGCTGATTTGCAATGTGATTATCTTCAACAAGTGTTTTTTGATGAACACTTATATGTGCACGTTAAGGCAGCCAAAATCGGTACGTCGTCTGTGGATCTTCATTATATGATTACAAGAGAAGACGGCTCAGTTTGCTATACGGGCAGGGGAGCAATTGTTCAAATTTCGAAAGCTACTGGGAGATCCCTTCCTTGGAGTGAAGAAGTGAAAGCGATATTAGGACAATTTCAAGAAGTAGAGTGA
- the sdhB gene encoding succinate dehydrogenase iron-sulfur subunit gives MSETKTVRFIITRQDTPDSAPYDEEFELPYRPNMNVISALMEIRRNPVTKSGKQTTPIAWDMNCLEEVCGACSMVINGKPRQSCTALVDQLEQPVRLAPMRTFPVVRDLQVDRSRMFDNLKKVKAWIPIDGTYNLGPGPRMPERKRQWAYELSKCMTCGVCLEACPNVNDSSNFIGPQPLSQVRLFNAHPTGAMNRAERLNAIMTDGGLANCGNSQNCVQSCPKGIPLTTSIAALNRDTAIQSFRNFFGSDQV, from the coding sequence ATGTCTGAAACTAAAACTGTACGTTTTATCATCACTCGTCAAGATACACCAGATTCAGCTCCTTATGATGAGGAATTTGAATTACCGTATCGTCCTAATATGAACGTAATTTCAGCATTAATGGAAATTCGTCGTAATCCTGTAACAAAAAGCGGTAAACAAACAACTCCAATTGCTTGGGATATGAACTGTTTGGAAGAAGTATGTGGAGCTTGTTCAATGGTTATCAATGGAAAACCAAGACAATCATGTACAGCACTTGTTGATCAATTAGAACAACCTGTTCGTCTTGCACCAATGCGTACTTTCCCAGTTGTTCGTGACCTTCAAGTTGACCGTAGCCGCATGTTCGACAACTTGAAAAAAGTAAAAGCTTGGATTCCAATCGATGGAACGTACAATCTTGGACCAGGTCCTCGTATGCCAGAGCGTAAACGTCAATGGGCTTACGAATTATCTAAATGTATGACTTGTGGTGTATGTCTAGAAGCATGTCCAAATGTGAACGACAGCTCAAACTTTATTGGACCACAACCATTATCACAAGTTCGTTTATTCAACGCTCATCCAACTGGTGCGATGAACAGAGCAGAACGTTTAAATGCAATCATGACAGATGGAGGACTTGCTAACTGCGGTAACTCACAAAACTGCGTACAGTCTTGTCCAAAAGGTATTCCATTAACAACTTCGATTGCAGCTCTTAACCGTGATACTGCAATTCAATCATTCCGTAACTTCTTCGGAAGCGATCAAGTTTAA
- the sdhA gene encoding succinate dehydrogenase flavoprotein subunit — MGKGKIAIVGGGLAGLMAAIKAAEMGKQVELFSLVPVKRSHSVCAQGGINGAVNTKGEGDSPWIHFDDTVYGGDFLANQPPVKAMCEAAPGIINMFDRMGVMFNRTPEGLLDFRRFGGTQHSRTAFAGATTGQQLLYAMDEQVRRYEVEGLVTKYEGWEFLGAVIDEQQTARGVVAQNLASMEIKAFPADAVIMASGGPGIIFGKSTNSMINTGSAASIVYQQGVNYANGEFIQIHPTAIPGDDKLRLMSESARGEGGRVWTYKDGKPWYFLEERYPAYGNLVPRDIATREIFDVCVNDKLGINGENMVYLDLSHKDPKELDIKLGGIIEIYEKFMGEDPRKLPMKIFPAVHYSMGGLWVDYDQMTNIKGLFAAGECDYSQHGANRLGANSLLSAIYGGSVAGPNAAKYVEGLEKTTDALPSSLFDGYVKQEQEKWNNVMSLDGAENAYVLHKELGEWMTNNMTVVRYNDKLKETDNKILELMERYKNININDTAKWSNQGAAFTRQLQNMLQLARVMTIGALNRNESRGAHYKPEFPERDDENFMKTTMATFKGLDQAPAFHYEDIDVSLVPPRKRDYTTTH, encoded by the coding sequence TTGGGTAAAGGTAAAATAGCTATCGTCGGTGGCGGACTAGCAGGTTTAATGGCTGCGATTAAAGCGGCAGAGATGGGGAAACAGGTTGAGTTATTCTCACTAGTTCCTGTAAAACGCTCTCACTCTGTATGTGCCCAAGGCGGTATTAATGGAGCAGTTAATACAAAAGGTGAAGGGGATTCTCCATGGATCCACTTTGATGATACAGTATACGGTGGGGACTTTTTAGCGAACCAACCACCAGTAAAAGCGATGTGTGAAGCAGCACCAGGAATTATCAATATGTTTGACCGTATGGGCGTTATGTTTAACCGTACACCAGAAGGTTTACTTGACTTCCGTCGTTTTGGTGGAACACAACATAGCCGTACAGCATTTGCTGGCGCAACAACTGGTCAACAATTACTTTATGCGATGGACGAGCAAGTACGTCGTTATGAAGTAGAAGGTCTTGTAACGAAATATGAAGGTTGGGAGTTCCTTGGAGCTGTAATCGATGAACAACAAACAGCACGCGGAGTTGTTGCTCAAAACTTAGCTTCTATGGAAATCAAAGCATTCCCTGCTGACGCTGTTATTATGGCGAGCGGTGGACCAGGAATTATCTTTGGTAAATCTACAAACTCCATGATCAACACAGGTTCAGCAGCATCTATCGTATATCAACAAGGTGTTAACTATGCGAACGGTGAGTTCATTCAAATTCACCCAACAGCGATTCCTGGTGATGACAAACTTCGCCTAATGAGTGAATCTGCTCGTGGTGAAGGTGGACGAGTATGGACATATAAAGACGGAAAACCTTGGTACTTCTTAGAAGAAAGATACCCAGCATACGGAAACTTAGTACCTCGTGATATCGCGACTCGTGAAATCTTCGACGTATGTGTAAACGATAAGCTAGGTATCAATGGGGAAAACATGGTTTACCTTGATCTTTCACATAAAGATCCTAAAGAACTTGATATTAAACTTGGTGGTATCATTGAAATTTACGAGAAATTCATGGGTGAAGATCCACGTAAACTTCCAATGAAAATTTTCCCTGCGGTTCACTATTCAATGGGTGGATTATGGGTAGATTATGACCAAATGACAAATATCAAAGGTCTATTTGCTGCTGGTGAGTGTGATTACTCTCAACACGGTGCGAACCGTCTAGGAGCTAACTCTCTTCTATCCGCTATCTATGGTGGATCTGTAGCTGGACCAAATGCAGCTAAATATGTCGAAGGTTTAGAGAAAACAACGGACGCACTTCCTTCTTCATTGTTTGACGGCTATGTAAAACAAGAGCAAGAGAAATGGAATAACGTCATGTCATTAGACGGTGCAGAAAATGCTTATGTTCTTCATAAAGAGCTTGGAGAATGGATGACGAATAACATGACGGTTGTTCGTTACAATGATAAATTGAAAGAAACAGATAACAAAATTCTTGAGTTGATGGAACGCTATAAAAACATCAACATTAACGATACTGCTAAATGGAGCAACCAAGGTGCTGCATTTACTAGACAATTACAAAACATGTTGCAATTAGCTCGTGTTATGACAATTGGTGCCTTAAACCGTAACGAAAGCCGTGGAGCGCACTACAAACCAGAGTTCCCAGAGCGTGATGATGAGAACTTCATGAAAACAACAATGGCTACGTTCAAAGGTCTAGATCAAGCGCCAGCATTCCATTATGAAGATATCGATGTGTCGCTAGTTCCACCTCGTAAACGCGACTACACAACTACACATTAA
- a CDS encoding succinate dehydrogenase cytochrome b558 subunit, producing the protein MAKNREFGNRRLHSLLGVIPIGLFLIFHLSVNFMATKGEETFNTAAHAIEYVPMLIVVEWVVIYLPLIFHAVYGIYIAFTAKNNLGRFGFFRNWMFMLQRVTGIITLIFLVWHIWATRIQKALGAEVNFDMMAEIFSSPFMIAFYIVGVISAIFHFANGLWSFAVSWGLTITPKSQKIMTYVTLVVFVALSYIGVSAIFAFV; encoded by the coding sequence GTGGCAAAAAATCGTGAGTTTGGAAATCGTAGGCTTCATTCACTTCTTGGGGTAATTCCAATCGGGTTATTCCTCATCTTCCATCTATCAGTGAACTTTATGGCAACAAAAGGAGAGGAAACTTTCAATACTGCGGCTCATGCAATTGAATATGTGCCAATGTTGATAGTGGTAGAATGGGTTGTCATCTATCTACCATTAATTTTTCATGCTGTTTATGGAATCTATATTGCTTTTACAGCTAAAAACAATTTAGGAAGATTCGGGTTCTTCCGTAACTGGATGTTCATGTTACAACGTGTAACTGGAATTATCACTTTAATTTTCCTTGTTTGGCACATTTGGGCAACTCGAATTCAAAAGGCTTTAGGAGCAGAAGTTAACTTTGACATGATGGCTGAAATCTTCTCTAGTCCATTTATGATTGCATTCTACATTGTGGGGGTTATCTCAGCGATTTTCCACTTTGCTAATGGATTATGGTCATTTGCAGTTAGTTGGGGATTAACAATTACACCTAAATCACAAAAAATCATGACTTATGTTACATTAGTAGTATTTGTTGCACTTTCTTACATTGGTGTTAGCGCAATTTTCGCTTTTGTATGA
- a CDS encoding YslB family protein, with translation MKKNLAETLEDSVINELQIPTFGYELIREIVLDNILGQDSYQILYWTGKQLARKFPLSSMGEVVAFFQSAGWGDLIIEKETKNEMELTLTGEIINRRLELYSDCHFQLETGFLAEQSALQKKCSSEAVAEIKKRAKRVIFTVQWDPKDPL, from the coding sequence ATGAAAAAAAATCTCGCAGAAACTTTAGAAGACTCTGTAATAAACGAACTTCAAATTCCTACTTTTGGCTATGAACTCATTCGAGAAATTGTCTTAGATAATATCCTCGGACAAGACTCCTACCAAATCCTTTATTGGACTGGGAAACAGTTAGCTAGAAAGTTCCCTTTGAGTAGTATGGGTGAAGTGGTTGCATTTTTTCAAAGTGCTGGCTGGGGTGATTTAATCATCGAAAAAGAAACAAAAAATGAAATGGAACTCACCTTAACCGGAGAAATTATCAATCGCCGCCTAGAGCTCTATTCGGACTGCCATTTCCAACTAGAAACTGGATTCCTCGCTGAGCAGAGCGCCCTTCAAAAAAAATGCAGCAGTGAAGCAGTTGCTGAAATTAAAAAACGCGCAAAAAGAGTCATTTTCACGGTTCAATGGGATCCAAAAGATCCACTTTAA
- a CDS encoding aspartate kinase, whose protein sequence is MPIIVQKFGGTSVGNVTKIKNVARRVMEEVERGNDVVVVVSAMGKTTDELVTMAKEITDNPSKREMDMLLSTGEQVTISLLTMALLEQGQQTISFTGWQAGIQTEAVHGNARILQIDTKRMEAELQAGKVVVVAGFQGVDEEGNITTLGRGGSDTTAVALAAALKAQRCDIYTDVTGVFTTDPRYIKEARKLLSISYDEMLELANLGAGVLHPRAVEFAKNYHIPLEVRSSMEKESGTIIEEEATMEENLIVRGIAFEDKITRVTVFGLPRTLSTLSTIFTTLAKHHINVDIIIQTMTSEETTNLSFSIKSEALQEALQVLESNKPNLEFERIETEDGLAKVSIVGSGMVSNPGVAAEMFEVMANTGIQVKMVSTSEIKVSTVINEKEMVKAVEALHVAFNLGAHSKTLA, encoded by the coding sequence ATGCCAATTATTGTACAGAAGTTTGGCGGTACATCCGTCGGAAATGTCACAAAAATTAAAAATGTGGCAAGACGGGTCATGGAAGAAGTAGAGAGAGGGAACGATGTCGTTGTCGTCGTGTCAGCGATGGGCAAAACAACGGATGAATTGGTAACAATGGCAAAGGAAATTACAGATAATCCAAGTAAGCGTGAAATGGATATGCTGCTGTCAACAGGTGAGCAGGTTACGATTTCTTTACTAACAATGGCCTTACTTGAGCAAGGTCAGCAAACGATTTCATTTACAGGGTGGCAAGCAGGAATCCAAACGGAAGCAGTCCATGGCAATGCACGCATTTTACAAATTGATACAAAACGTATGGAAGCGGAATTACAAGCAGGGAAAGTGGTTGTCGTTGCTGGATTCCAAGGGGTAGATGAGGAAGGGAACATTACGACATTAGGGCGCGGAGGTTCAGATACAACAGCTGTTGCACTAGCTGCAGCACTGAAAGCGCAACGCTGTGACATTTATACGGACGTAACCGGCGTATTTACGACGGACCCACGCTATATTAAAGAGGCGAGAAAGCTCTTATCGATTTCATATGATGAAATGTTAGAACTTGCAAATTTAGGAGCTGGCGTACTTCACCCACGTGCGGTAGAGTTTGCCAAAAATTACCACATTCCACTAGAAGTACGTTCTAGTATGGAGAAAGAATCAGGGACGATTATTGAGGAGGAAGCAACAATGGAAGAAAATTTAATTGTAAGAGGTATTGCTTTTGAAGATAAAATTACACGTGTGACGGTGTTTGGTTTACCGCGTACACTTAGCACTTTATCAACCATTTTTACAACGCTTGCAAAGCATCATATTAACGTAGATATCATTATTCAAACAATGACATCTGAAGAGACAACAAATCTTTCGTTTTCAATTAAAAGTGAGGCTCTTCAAGAAGCTCTTCAAGTATTGGAAAGTAATAAACCGAACCTTGAGTTTGAAAGAATCGAAACAGAAGATGGCTTAGCGAAAGTATCAATCGTTGGTTCAGGTATGGTCTCAAACCCTGGAGTCGCAGCTGAAATGTTTGAAGTGATGGCGAACACGGGAATCCAGGTGAAAATGGTTAGTACATCAGAAATTAAAGTGTCAACCGTTATCAATGAAAAGGAAATGGTTAAAGCGGTAGAAGCTCTGCATGTTGCCTTCAACTTAGGTGCCCATTCAAAAACGTTAGCTTAA
- the uvrC gene encoding excinuclease ABC subunit UvrC, with the protein MNQQIKNKLALLPDQPGCYLMKDRQGTVIYVGKAKVLKNRVRSYFTGSHDGKTLRLVNEIEDFEYIVTSSNIEALILELNLIKQYDPKYNIMLKDDKTYPFIKLTAEKHPRLLITRKVKKDKGKYFGPYPNVTAATETKKLLDRIYPLRKCDTLPNRVCLYYHLGQCLAPCVKEVEQAQYTQIVDEINRFLNGGHVEIKKALTESMHAAAEELDFERAKELRDQIAHIDVTMEKQKMMTNDFTDRDIFGFAYDKGWMCVQVFFVRQGKLIERDVSLFPAYNEPEEELLTFLGRFYEMDHHLKPKEILIPETVEADLAERLLNVKIIQPKRGQKKDMLDLANKNAKLALHEKFSLLERDEERSIKAVENLGKQLGIYTPHRIEAFDNSNIQGTNPVSALVVFIDGKPVKKEYRKYKIKTVQGPDDYESMREVVRRRYSRVLKEGLPLPDLIIIDGGKGHVEAVRDILENELGLDIPLAGLVKDEKHRTSELMIGNPLEIIPLDRQSQEFYLLQRIQDEVHRFAITFHRQLRGKNAIHSQLDDISGVGEKRRKQLLKSFGSLKKIKEASIEELVQAGMPEKVAEAIFQKFQK; encoded by the coding sequence ATGAATCAGCAAATCAAGAATAAATTAGCCCTTCTTCCAGATCAACCTGGCTGTTATTTAATGAAGGACCGTCAAGGGACAGTTATTTATGTCGGGAAAGCAAAAGTTCTTAAAAATCGTGTGCGTTCTTATTTTACAGGCTCACATGATGGGAAAACGTTACGACTTGTAAATGAAATTGAAGACTTTGAATACATTGTCACATCCTCCAACATTGAAGCTCTTATTTTAGAGTTGAACTTAATCAAACAATACGATCCAAAATATAATATTATGTTGAAGGATGATAAAACGTATCCATTTATTAAGCTTACAGCAGAGAAGCATCCTCGCCTTCTTATTACAAGGAAAGTGAAAAAAGACAAAGGGAAATATTTTGGTCCGTATCCCAATGTGACTGCTGCTACTGAAACGAAAAAACTGCTTGATCGAATCTATCCGCTTCGTAAATGCGATACGCTGCCGAATCGGGTATGCCTTTATTATCATTTAGGTCAGTGTCTTGCTCCTTGTGTGAAGGAGGTAGAGCAAGCACAATATACGCAAATTGTAGATGAAATCAATCGTTTCTTAAATGGCGGACATGTCGAAATAAAGAAGGCGTTAACAGAGAGCATGCATGCCGCTGCTGAAGAATTAGATTTTGAGCGAGCAAAGGAGTTACGTGACCAAATTGCTCATATTGATGTTACGATGGAAAAGCAAAAGATGATGACGAATGATTTTACAGATCGCGATATTTTTGGGTTTGCCTATGATAAGGGTTGGATGTGTGTGCAGGTGTTTTTTGTACGTCAGGGGAAATTAATTGAACGTGATGTTTCGCTTTTTCCAGCTTATAATGAACCAGAGGAAGAACTGCTTACCTTTTTAGGCCGTTTTTATGAAATGGATCATCACTTAAAGCCGAAGGAAATTTTGATTCCAGAGACAGTTGAGGCAGACCTAGCGGAACGTCTTCTCAATGTGAAAATTATTCAACCAAAACGTGGTCAGAAAAAGGACATGCTTGATTTAGCGAATAAAAATGCTAAATTAGCACTACACGAAAAATTCTCTCTTCTTGAACGAGATGAGGAACGATCCATAAAGGCTGTCGAGAATTTAGGAAAGCAGTTAGGAATTTATACACCTCATCGTATTGAAGCGTTTGATAACTCCAATATTCAAGGAACAAATCCTGTATCTGCACTAGTTGTATTTATAGATGGGAAGCCAGTAAAAAAAGAATACCGCAAATATAAAATTAAAACGGTGCAAGGGCCGGATGATTATGAATCGATGCGGGAAGTTGTACGCAGAAGATATTCACGTGTGTTAAAAGAAGGGCTGCCACTACCGGATTTAATCATTATTGACGGGGGAAAAGGACATGTTGAAGCGGTTAGGGATATTTTGGAGAATGAATTAGGCCTCGATATACCGTTAGCTGGTCTAGTAAAGGATGAGAAGCATCGTACATCTGAATTGATGATAGGGAATCCGCTTGAAATTATTCCACTTGACCGACAGAGTCAGGAGTTTTATTTATTGCAGCGAATTCAAGATGAAGTGCATCGATTTGCGATAACCTTCCATAGGCAACTTCGTGGGAAAAATGCGATTCATTCACAGCTTGACGATATTTCAGGAGTTGGTGAGAAGAGGCGTAAGCAATTGCTTAAATCATTCGGTTCGCTAAAAAAAATAAAAGAAGCCTCTATTGAAGAGCTTGTTCAAGCAGGTATGCCCGAAAAAGTAGCAGAGGCCATCTTCCAAAAATTTCAGAAATGA
- the trxA gene encoding thioredoxin, with protein sequence MAIVNATDQTFATETNEGVVLVDFWAPWCGPCKMIAPVLEELDSEIAGKAKIVKVDVDENQETAGKFGVMSIPTLIVLKDGEAVDKVVGFQPKEALAELLAKHA encoded by the coding sequence ATGGCTATTGTAAATGCAACTGATCAAACTTTTGCAACTGAAACAAACGAAGGTGTTGTTCTAGTTGATTTTTGGGCTCCGTGGTGCGGACCTTGTAAAATGATTGCTCCTGTTCTTGAAGAGCTTGATAGTGAAATCGCTGGTAAAGCGAAAATCGTTAAAGTGGATGTTGATGAAAACCAAGAAACAGCTGGTAAATTTGGTGTTATGAGTATTCCAACATTAATCGTTCTTAAAGACGGTGAGGCTGTCGATAAAGTAGTTGGTTTCCAACCAAAAGAAGCTTTAGCTGAACTTCTTGCTAAACACGCTTAA
- a CDS encoding electron transfer flavoprotein subunit alpha/FixB family protein encodes MASKFLVLGEVRDGSLRNVSFEAIGAAKVAADGGEVVGVLIGESVQALGVELIQYGADRVVVVEDAKLAQYTSDGFSQALLAVIEAENPDGLIIGHTSLGKDLAPKIAGKLEAGLISDVTALEVAGGNTVFTRPIYSGKAFEKKIVTGGLVFATIRPNNIEPLQKDESRSGDVVTLSANITDLRTIIKDVVRKASEGVDLSEAKVIISGGRGVKSAEGFEPLKELAEVLGAAVGASRGACDADYCDYSLQIGQTGKVVTPDLYIACGISGAIQHLAGMSNSKVIVAINKDPEANIFNVADYGIVGDLFEVVPLLTEEFKKLKVNA; translated from the coding sequence ATGGCTAGCAAGTTTCTTGTATTAGGAGAAGTTCGAGACGGTTCACTAAGAAATGTATCATTTGAAGCAATTGGTGCCGCAAAAGTTGCTGCAGACGGCGGAGAAGTAGTTGGTGTGTTAATTGGAGAAAGCGTTCAAGCTTTAGGAGTGGAGTTAATTCAGTATGGTGCAGACCGAGTGGTCGTTGTAGAAGATGCTAAACTAGCTCAATATACTTCTGATGGTTTCTCACAGGCTTTGCTTGCTGTGATTGAAGCAGAAAATCCAGATGGTTTAATTATTGGACATACTTCATTAGGAAAAGATTTAGCACCAAAAATAGCTGGAAAATTAGAAGCAGGCTTAATCTCAGATGTTACAGCTCTTGAAGTAGCAGGCGGAAACACTGTGTTTACTCGCCCGATTTATTCTGGTAAAGCATTTGAGAAGAAAATTGTCACAGGCGGTTTAGTTTTTGCAACGATTCGTCCAAATAACATTGAACCATTACAAAAAGATGAGTCTCGTTCAGGGGATGTTGTTACACTGTCTGCGAATATTACAGACTTACGTACAATTATTAAAGATGTTGTTCGAAAAGCAAGTGAAGGTGTAGATCTTTCAGAAGCAAAAGTTATCATTTCTGGTGGTCGTGGTGTGAAAAGTGCAGAAGGCTTTGAACCATTAAAAGAACTTGCAGAAGTTCTTGGTGCAGCAGTTGGGGCTTCTCGTGGTGCTTGTGATGCAGATTATTGTGATTACTCTTTACAAATTGGACAAACTGGAAAAGTTGTTACACCGGATTTATATATCGCATGTGGGATTTCCGGAGCTATCCAACATTTAGCAGGAATGTCTAACTCAAAAGTAATCGTTGCTATTAATAAAGATCCAGAAGCAAACATCTTCAATGTTGCTGACTACGGTATTGTTGGTGACCTATTTGAAGTCGTTCCACTTTTAACAGAAGAATTTAAGAAGTTAAAAGTAAACGCTTAA
- a CDS encoding electron transfer flavoprotein subunit beta/FixA family protein — MNIYVLLKRTFDTEEKITLSNGKINEEGAEFIINPYDEYAVEEAIQVRDAQGGEVTVVSVGNEEAEKQLRTALAMGADKAVLINIEDDVENVDQFTTAKVLAQYLKDQEVDLIIAGNVAIDGGSGQVGPRVAELLNIPYVTTITDLNIAGTTVSVTRDVEGDSETIETTLPLLVTAQQGLNEPRYPSLPGIMKAKKKPLEELELDDLDLEEDDVEAKTKTIEIFLPPTKEAGKVLSGDISAQVGELVQLLRSEAKVI, encoded by the coding sequence GTGAACATTTATGTATTACTGAAAAGAACATTTGATACAGAAGAAAAAATTACGCTTTCTAACGGCAAAATCAATGAAGAGGGCGCTGAATTTATTATTAACCCTTATGATGAGTATGCTGTGGAAGAAGCGATTCAAGTACGAGACGCTCAAGGCGGCGAAGTAACGGTTGTTTCTGTCGGCAACGAAGAAGCTGAAAAACAACTGCGTACGGCTTTAGCAATGGGTGCCGATAAAGCAGTGTTAATTAATATTGAAGATGACGTAGAAAATGTAGATCAATTTACAACAGCGAAAGTATTGGCTCAATACTTAAAAGATCAAGAAGTAGATCTTATTATAGCAGGAAATGTAGCGATTGATGGCGGTTCTGGTCAAGTGGGACCACGTGTTGCAGAACTTCTTAATATTCCTTATGTAACAACGATTACAGATTTAAATATTGCAGGTACAACAGTAAGTGTTACGCGTGATGTAGAAGGGGATTCAGAAACAATTGAAACGACTCTTCCATTGTTAGTAACAGCACAACAAGGTCTAAATGAGCCACGTTATCCTTCTTTACCAGGAATCATGAAAGCGAAGAAAAAGCCGCTTGAAGAATTAGAATTAGATGATTTAGATTTAGAAGAAGATGATGTGGAAGCGAAAACAAAAACAATCGAAATCTTTTTACCACCTACAAAAGAAGCAGGAAAAGTACTAAGTGGTGACATTTCTGCACAAGTTGGTGAACTTGTTCAATTATTACGCAGTGAAGCAAAAGTCATCTAA